The following are encoded in a window of Pseudomonas sp. St316 genomic DNA:
- a CDS encoding phosphatidate cytidylyltransferase encodes MDRYTLMLFGGIGAILVLASLIGFILRLRTKGAPNSVIDNLNARINAWWIMVLVIGVAFWLGNAAVILLFYAVSFYALREFLTLTPTRRSDYPALVAAFYLALPLQYLLIYYDWYGLFSIFIPVYVFLLLPILASLGGDSTHFLERASKVQWGLMIAVFCISFVPALLTLDIAGFEGRNLLLIAYLVIVVQLSDVLQYVCGKLFGKHKIAPNLSPSKTVEGFVGGIFLASLIGGALWWITPFNPWQSFLIALLINLLGFAGGIVMSAIKRDRGVKDWGHMIEGHGGMLDRLDSVCFAAPIFFHLVRYWWT; translated from the coding sequence ATGGATCGATATACTCTGATGTTGTTTGGCGGGATCGGCGCCATTCTGGTGCTGGCCTCGTTGATCGGTTTCATTCTCAGGCTGCGCACCAAAGGCGCGCCGAACTCCGTCATCGACAACCTCAATGCCCGGATCAACGCCTGGTGGATCATGGTGCTGGTGATCGGCGTTGCGTTCTGGCTCGGCAACGCGGCGGTGATCCTGTTGTTCTATGCGGTGTCGTTCTACGCCCTGCGCGAGTTCCTGACCCTGACACCGACGCGCCGCAGTGACTACCCCGCCCTGGTGGCCGCGTTCTACCTGGCACTGCCGCTGCAATACCTGTTGATCTACTACGACTGGTACGGGCTGTTTTCGATCTTCATCCCGGTGTATGTGTTCCTGCTGCTGCCGATCCTGGCGTCCCTGGGCGGCGACAGCACGCACTTTCTGGAGCGCGCTTCCAAGGTCCAGTGGGGCTTGATGATCGCGGTGTTCTGCATCTCCTTCGTGCCGGCCTTGCTGACGTTGGACATCGCCGGTTTTGAAGGGCGCAACCTGTTGCTGATCGCTTACCTGGTGATCGTGGTGCAGCTGTCGGATGTGCTGCAGTACGTCTGCGGCAAGCTGTTCGGCAAACACAAGATCGCGCCGAACCTGTCGCCCTCCAAAACCGTGGAGGGGTTTGTCGGCGGCATCTTCCTGGCCTCGCTGATCGGTGGCGCGCTGTGGTGGATCACGCCGTTCAATCCCTGGCAGTCGTTCCTCATCGCGTTGTTGATCAACTTGTTGGGGTTTGCTGGCGGCATCGTCATGTCGGCGATCAAGCGCGACCGCGGCGTCAAGGACTGGGGCCACATGATCGAAGGCCACGGCGGCATGCTCGACCGGTTGGATTCGGTGTGCTTCGCCGCGCCGATCTTCTTCCACCTGGTGCGGTACTGGTGGACCTGA
- a CDS encoding lysophospholipid acyltransferase family protein, which translates to MFEPVVANLITSAARMVTGARSLWLGCAPTPVQRIYFANHSSHGDFVLLWASLPPALRKLTRPVAGADYWQTSPVRRYIINRVFNGVLVDRERKDPSYSPLQPMLDALENGDSLIIFPEGTRNPEEGLLPFKSGIYHLMKKHPEVEVIPVWIANLNRVMPKGRVLPLPLLCTTSFGAPLCIEEGESKEQFLERSRAALLALAPEHV; encoded by the coding sequence TCATCACCTCCGCCGCCCGCATGGTCACCGGCGCTCGCAGCCTGTGGCTCGGCTGCGCGCCGACGCCGGTGCAGCGGATCTACTTCGCCAACCACAGCAGCCACGGTGACTTCGTGTTGCTCTGGGCCTCGTTGCCGCCGGCGCTGCGCAAGCTGACCCGGCCGGTGGCGGGGGCCGATTATTGGCAAACCAGCCCGGTGCGTCGCTACATCATCAACCGGGTGTTCAACGGCGTGCTGGTGGACCGTGAGCGCAAGGACCCTTCCTACAGCCCATTGCAGCCGATGCTCGATGCGCTGGAAAACGGCGACTCGCTGATCATCTTCCCGGAAGGCACGCGCAATCCGGAGGAAGGCCTGTTGCCCTTCAAGAGCGGGATCTATCACTTGATGAAAAAACACCCCGAGGTCGAGGTGATCCCGGTGTGGATCGCCAACCTCAACCGCGTCATGCCCAAGGGTCGGGTACTGCCTCTGCCACTGTTATGCACCACCAGTTTCGGCGCACCGCTGTGCATCGAAGAAGGTGAAAGCAAAGAGCAATTTCTTGAACGCAGCCGCGCCGCGCTGCTAGCACTGGCCCCGGAGCACGTCTGA